Genomic segment of Sinorhizobium meliloti:
GCGAACCGATGATCACGCAGGTCGCCATGTCGGCGCGGTCGGGATCGGCCTCACCGAGCGGCATGACCGCTATGCGCTCGTCCGCCCGCCCGGCGGCGCGGCCGAAGATAACCGGAACGCGGGCCGGCAGCACCTGCCGAAGAACCTCGAAGGCCTCGCCGAGTTGCCAGGGACGCGCCTTGCTGATCGGATTGTAAAGCGCGATGACGAGCCCCGCTTCGGCGGCAAGCCTCAGTCGTCTGGTGATGACATCCCACGGCTTCAGGTTGTCGGAAAGCGACATGGCGCAGAAATCGTGTCCGAGCGGTGCCCCGATCCGGGCTGCGACTGCGAGCATCGCGGTGACGCCGGGCGTGATCGTGAGATCAACCTCACGCCATTCCTGCGGTCCCTTGTCGATCGCCTCGCAGACGGCGGCCGCCATCGCGAAGATGCCGGGATCGCCGCCGGAGACGACGCAGACATCTGCCCCGGCTGCGGCGCGCGCGAGTGCTGCCCGGGCACGGTCCAGTTCCTCGCGGTTGTCCGAAGCGATGCGCCGTTGATCCGCCCGAAGATGCAGGCGACCGAGATAGGGGCCGTAGCCGAAGAACTCGGTCGCGACCGCAATCGCATCCTCGGCCTCGGGCGTCATTTGCGCCGGATTGCCGGGGCCGGTGCCGACGATGAAGAGCTTTCCGGTCATGCGCTGCCCTCCGATCCGGGCCTTTCCTTCCGGCCGGGCCTGTCCTTACCGCCGGGCCTGTCCTTCCAGCCAGGGACGAGCACCAGCGAGAAATAGGGCGCCTCGTCGTCCGGCTTCTCGCCGAGCGGAACCATCGCCGCATTCCTCATGGTGCCGCGCTCGACATAGACGGCCGCCTCGAGCCGGCCTGCCGCCGCCAGCGCCCGGCGGATCTTCGGCAAGTTGCGACCGACCTTCATGATGACCGCGGCTTGCGTGTCGGCGAGGCGGCGCTGAAGCTCGCCCTCGCCCATCGTGCCGGGGAGAACCGAAAGCACGTCGTCGCCCTGCACCAGAGGCAGCCCTGCGAGCGACCAGCAGCCCGACATTGCGGTGATGCCCGGAATGACCTCGGCCGGGAAGCGGCCGGCAAGCCGCACATGGAGGTGCATGTAGGAACCGTAGAAAAGCGGATCGCCCTCGCTCAGCACCGCGACCGTCCGTCCGGCGAGAAGATGCGCCGCGACGACCTCGGCCGAGGCGTCGTAGAAATCGGTGATCTGGCGCTTATAGGCGTCGTGATCCTTGTCGATCTCGGTCGTCACCGGGTAGTAGAGCGGCAATTCGGTCATGTCCGGCTTCAAAAGACCTTCCACCACCGCGCGGCCGTTGCCGTTGCGTCCGGCCTTGGCGAAATAGGCGACGACATCCGCTTCGCCGAGTGCCCGGACGGCCTTTACGGTCAGGAGTTCAGGATCGCCGGGACCCGTTCCGACGCCGATAAGCCGGCCTGATACCACCCCGCTCACAGGCCCGGCCTCGCGAGAGAATTCAGCGCGGCGGCAGTCATCGCACTGCCGCCCAGACGGCCGCGAACGATCGCAAAGGGAACGCCATAGGAATTTTCGGCAAGCGCGTCCTTCGATTCGGCCGCACCGACGAAACCGACGGGCATTCCGAGGATCGCCGCCGGCTTCGGCGCGCCGTCGCGCAGCATTTCGAGCAGATAGAAGAGCGCTGTCGGCGCATTGCCGATCGCAACCACGGAGCCAGCCATCCGCTCGCCCCAGAGCTTCAGCGCCGCTGCGGAACGCGTATTGCCGATCTCGGTGGCGATCTCCGCGGTACGCGCATCGCGAAGCGTGCAGATCACCTCGTTGCCGGCGGGCAGCCGGGCGCGCGTCACGCCATGGGCGACCATTTCGGCGTCGCAGAAAATCGGCGCGCCGTCTTTCAGCGCCGCGCGCGCGGCGGAGACGAAGCCGGGCGAGAACACGAATTGTCGCACCGCCTCGACCGAGCCGCAGGCATGCACCATGCGTATGGCGAGATCGGCTTCTTCTTCCGAAAATCCGGAAAGGTCGGCTTCCGCGCGGATGATCGCGAAGGAACGCTCATAGATGGCGTTGCCATCGCGGATGTAATCGTAATCAGGCATTTCTATCCCTGTTCAAACGCGGCGGCGATGCGCGCGGTCCCGAGCCGTGTAAGACAGGACAGCGCCGATTCGCCAGCGTCTTTGTCTTCCCGCACGAGCGCGTTCAGCGCGCCGAACGCAGATCCTATTCCGTTTTCATCCCTGTAGGCACTCGACGCGACGGAAGCAGTGCCATTTACGACAAGCGCATATCCTGATGGCGCACCGACGAGCGTCAACGGCGACGCCGTGGGTCTGGCGCAACCCTTGGGACAGCCGGAGAGATGCACCGTCACCGAACCGTCGAGGAGATCCGGCGCGGATTCGACCAACAGCCTCGCCGTCGCCTTTGTGTCCATGCGCGCCGAGGCGCAGGCGAGGCCTGCGCAAGCGGCTATGTGATTGCGCGGATCGTCGGAGGCGACCAGAAAGCCGTGCGAGCAGGCAAGGCGTTGCACGACGGCCGACGTTTCGCCCGAGAGACCGAGGACGAACAGACCGCGCGGGGGTGCCAAGCGTATCTCGTTTGCGCCGAGCTCCTCCGCCTGTCGGAGGAACGCGACGAGACTGCCCGCATCGGTTTGCGCGAAGGTCAGGCCGACGCCGAGCACGGTGCCGGCGCCGCCGAAGTGGTGGATGCCCGCCGGTGGCGGCGAAAAAGCGGGACCGTGCGCGCGCGGCAGGGCATCGCCTGCCGCCGCGCGCTGCCGAAGAAGATCGGCATCAAGGTCGCGGGCCCGGCTAGCGGGGCCGAGTGCAGCGAGATCTCCCAGGATTTCGAGAACGATAGGGACAATTTCGTTCGATTCCAAGAGCGCGATGGGCTTTGCCGAGCGCGCCGTCCCGCCGAGCGAAAGCAGCCATCGCACGCCGTCCTCATGCTCGAACGCCGAGACACGCAGGTCGGCGGTCAGGCTTCCCAGGTGGAAGCGGCCGCCTCCATCCACGACGATCGAGAGTTTCGGCGCGAGCCTGAGCGCCTCACCCGCGCCGGAGATCGCCATACGCAGCGCGCGGGCGAGCGGGCGAGGATCGGCGACTTCGTCCGGGTCGAATCCGGCAAGCGGCGGGGTCTCGATCGCCACCCCTTCGGCAATGGCTATCTCCGCCGCCCCGATCGCTTCGGCGAGCGCCGCAACGCTTTCCGGCGTCAGGCCGCGGATCTGCAGGTTGCCGCGTGCCGTGACCTCAATGATCCCGCTGCCGCATGTCGCAGCCGCACCGGCAATCGCCCTCATCTCGGCCGGCGTGAGGCCGTCGCCTGCCGGTCGCAGCCGCACGAGCAGGCCGTCCCCGGTCTGCATCGGCGCCGCCAGCGAAGGACAGCTCCCGCGGCGCATCGATGCGCCGGTCGCAGATCGGTCGGCTCGTGGGGCGGCGCAGCTTTTCATTCGTCTCGGTAATCCTTCGGTATCAACCCGGCATGCCTGATCGATCGAGCCTATATCACAGGGCGAGCGTCGAGAGAGATCAAAGATCTGCCGCCAAGAGCAGGGGCAACGCCCGACTACTCTTCGAAATCGGCGCCCTTGCGCAGCAGATAAATATCCATGATCCAGCCCATCCGCTCGCGCGCCGCGGCCCGCGCTTCGAGAATCCGCTCTTTCACCTCGGCGAGGCGCCCTGAAATGACGATCTCGTCGGGCGTGCCGAGATAGGCCCCCCAATAGATCTCGGCGTCCGGATCCTCGATCTTCCGGAACGCCTGCTCGCCGTCGAGCATGACGACGGCCGTCTCGCTTTTGTGCGGAAAACTTTCGGCGAGCCGCCGGCCAGTGGTGATTTCCACCGGCTTGCCGACGAGGTTCAACGGGATGCGATGGCTGGCACAGAGCGCCTGCAGGCTGGTAATGCCCGGAATGACGTCGTAGCCGAAGGCCACCCGGCCGCCCGACTTCACGCGTTCCACGATGCGGATCGTGCTGTCATAGAGCATCGGATCGCCCCAGACGAGGAAGGCGCCGGTCTGGCCTTCCGCGAGCTCGCTCTCCAGCAGCGCCTCGTAGGCGGCGGCGATGCCCGCATGCCACTCGTCCACGCTTTCCACGTAGCTGCGGCCTTCGGTGCGGCGGACGGGCACCGCGAATTCGACGGTGCGGCTGCCGGCCCGCGTCACGTAACGGGCGCATATCGCGCGGCGCAGCTCGGCCAACTCCGTCTTTTTCTCCCCTTTGGTCGGGATGAAGAGCACATCGGCCCGATTCAGCGCATTGATCGCCTGAACCGTCATGTGCTCGGGGTTGCCGGCACCGATACCGATGATCAGGATGTGTCGCATGCCGTCTCCCATTGCGCCACCCGCATAATCGGGCCAGTCCCGCCCGCATATCGGGCCAGTGTTTGACGGATCGCCGCGGCGGGTGCAAGGCCCATTCGCGACGGCAAACGCTACGGCCGCGTCAGCAGTTCGGCGCCAGCTGCCGCTCGACGGCCAAGGGGGGATCTTCCGGCAACCGCCAATCGATCGGATCCAGCCCCTTGGACGTCAAAAACGCATTCGCCTTGGAGAAATGCCGGCAGCCGAAGAACCCCGCATGGGCCGATAAGGGTGACGGATGCGGTGCGGTGAGCACGAGATGACGCGAACGATCGACAAAAGCGGCCTTGCGTTGCGCGTAAGAGCCCCAGAGCATGAAGACGACAGGCTGCGCCTGCTCGTTGACCGCCCGGATTACGGCGTCGGTGAAGCGCTCCCAGCCCTTGCCCTGATGCGAAGCCGCGCGGCCGCGTTCGACGGTCAGCACGCTGTTCAGAAGCAGCACGCCCTGGCGCGCCCAACTTTCGAGGAAGCCGTGGCGCGCCGGCGGAATGCCGAGGTCTTCCTGCAATTCCTTGTAGATGTTGACGAGAGAGGGCGGCGTGCGCACGCCCGGACGAACGCTGAAGCAGAGCCCATGCGCCTGCCCGTCGCCATGATAGGGGTCCTGGCCGAGGATGACGACGCGTACCCTGTCGAGCGGGGTCAGATCGAGCGCACGGAAATATTCGACGCCCCTCGGAAAAATCTGCCGACCCTGCTGCTTTTCCTCCAGCAGGAACCGCTTGAGCTCGGCCATGTAACCGTGGCGGAATTCC
This window contains:
- a CDS encoding precorrin-3B C(17)-methyltransferase gives rise to the protein MTGKLFIVGTGPGNPAQMTPEAEDAIAVATEFFGYGPYLGRLHLRADQRRIASDNREELDRARAALARAAAGADVCVVSGGDPGIFAMAAAVCEAIDKGPQEWREVDLTITPGVTAMLAVAARIGAPLGHDFCAMSLSDNLKPWDVITRRLRLAAEAGLVIALYNPISKARPWQLGEAFEVLRQVLPARVPVIFGRAAGRADERIAVMPLGEADPDRADMATCVIIGSPETRTIAREGKHDLVYTPRSFTGESH
- a CDS encoding precorrin-2 C(20)-methyltransferase, encoding MSGVVSGRLIGVGTGPGDPELLTVKAVRALGEADVVAYFAKAGRNGNGRAVVEGLLKPDMTELPLYYPVTTEIDKDHDAYKRQITDFYDASAEVVAAHLLAGRTVAVLSEGDPLFYGSYMHLHVRLAGRFPAEVIPGITAMSGCWSLAGLPLVQGDDVLSVLPGTMGEGELQRRLADTQAAVIMKVGRNLPKIRRALAAAGRLEAAVYVERGTMRNAAMVPLGEKPDDEAPYFSLVLVPGWKDRPGGKDRPGRKERPGSEGSA
- a CDS encoding precorrin-8X methylmutase, which translates into the protein MPDYDYIRDGNAIYERSFAIIRAEADLSGFSEEEADLAIRMVHACGSVEAVRQFVFSPGFVSAARAALKDGAPIFCDAEMVAHGVTRARLPAGNEVICTLRDARTAEIATEIGNTRSAAALKLWGERMAGSVVAIGNAPTALFYLLEMLRDGAPKPAAILGMPVGFVGAAESKDALAENSYGVPFAIVRGRLGGSAMTAAALNSLARPGL
- the cobG gene encoding precorrin-3B synthase yields the protein MKSCAAPRADRSATGASMRRGSCPSLAAPMQTGDGLLVRLRPAGDGLTPAEMRAIAGAAATCGSGIIEVTARGNLQIRGLTPESVAALAEAIGAAEIAIAEGVAIETPPLAGFDPDEVADPRPLARALRMAISGAGEALRLAPKLSIVVDGGGRFHLGSLTADLRVSAFEHEDGVRWLLSLGGTARSAKPIALLESNEIVPIVLEILGDLAALGPASRARDLDADLLRQRAAAGDALPRAHGPAFSPPPAGIHHFGGAGTVLGVGLTFAQTDAGSLVAFLRQAEELGANEIRLAPPRGLFVLGLSGETSAVVQRLACSHGFLVASDDPRNHIAACAGLACASARMDTKATARLLVESAPDLLDGSVTVHLSGCPKGCARPTASPLTLVGAPSGYALVVNGTASVASSAYRDENGIGSAFGALNALVREDKDAGESALSCLTRLGTARIAAAFEQG
- the cobF gene encoding precorrin-6A synthase (deacetylating), with product MRHILIIGIGAGNPEHMTVQAINALNRADVLFIPTKGEKKTELAELRRAICARYVTRAGSRTVEFAVPVRRTEGRSYVESVDEWHAGIAAAYEALLESELAEGQTGAFLVWGDPMLYDSTIRIVERVKSGGRVAFGYDVIPGITSLQALCASHRIPLNLVGKPVEITTGRRLAESFPHKSETAVVMLDGEQAFRKIEDPDAEIYWGAYLGTPDEIVISGRLAEVKERILEARAAARERMGWIMDIYLLRKGADFEE
- the ung gene encoding uracil-DNA glycosylase; amino-acid sequence: MDATIRLEESWKAVLGGEFRHGYMAELKRFLLEEKQQGRQIFPRGVEYFRALDLTPLDRVRVVILGQDPYHGDGQAHGLCFSVRPGVRTPPSLVNIYKELQEDLGIPPARHGFLESWARQGVLLLNSVLTVERGRAASHQGKGWERFTDAVIRAVNEQAQPVVFMLWGSYAQRKAAFVDRSRHLVLTAPHPSPLSAHAGFFGCRHFSKANAFLTSKGLDPIDWRLPEDPPLAVERQLAPNC